In Anaerolineales bacterium, a genomic segment contains:
- a CDS encoding cysteine desulfurase: MLPTPPHPVYLDHSATTPTDPRVLEAMLPYFNEIYGNPSSSHSFGRKAKNAIEKARGTLAKLLNAKRQELIFTACGTESDNLALRGVAAAAGKPVHLYTARTEHHAVSHTADQWAAQHPDAAVTWLPVTTEGRITAEALEHALVRCRPETVPLVSIMYANNEVGTIQPIAELAAIAHAHGALFHTDAVQAAGQLSLDVQALGVDLLSLSAHKFYGPKGVGLLYVREGVALAPAQTGGGQEDNRRAGTHNVPLIIGMARALELAYTELDERVAHYRHMRDRLIDGILAAVPGARLSGAGKADRLPCHASFIVESIDVNMLLMHLDMAGVAASSGSACNTGSPQPSDVLTAMGYPEALALGGLRLTVGRGTTDADINHVLAVLPEVVQRVRTVREVQTVR; the protein is encoded by the coding sequence ATGCTTCCTACCCCCCCACATCCGGTCTACCTTGATCACAGCGCCACCACTCCCACCGATCCGCGTGTTTTGGAGGCGATGCTCCCTTATTTCAATGAGATTTACGGCAATCCCTCCTCCTCGCATAGTTTTGGACGCAAGGCAAAGAACGCCATTGAAAAAGCACGGGGGACGTTGGCAAAACTCTTAAACGCCAAGCGGCAAGAACTTATCTTCACCGCCTGCGGGACAGAGAGTGATAACCTCGCCTTGCGCGGTGTGGCGGCGGCGGCGGGAAAACCGGTTCACCTCTATACGGCGCGGACAGAACATCACGCCGTGAGCCACACCGCCGATCAATGGGCGGCGCAGCACCCCGATGCCGCCGTGACATGGTTGCCAGTCACCACCGAAGGGCGCATCACCGCTGAGGCGCTAGAACACGCCCTTGTTAGGTGTCGTCCCGAAACAGTACCCCTCGTCAGCATTATGTATGCCAACAACGAAGTGGGGACAATCCAGCCGATTGCCGAACTCGCCGCTATTGCCCATGCGCATGGGGCGCTTTTTCATACCGACGCGGTGCAGGCGGCGGGGCAGCTTTCGCTCGATGTGCAAGCGCTAGGCGTTGATCTGCTCTCGCTGTCTGCCCATAAATTTTACGGTCCAAAAGGGGTCGGGTTACTTTACGTTCGTGAAGGGGTTGCCCTTGCCCCCGCACAGACAGGGGGTGGACAAGAGGACAACCGTCGTGCCGGGACGCATAATGTCCCCTTGATCATCGGCATGGCGCGGGCGCTCGAACTTGCCTATACCGAACTTGATGAACGAGTCGCCCATTACCGCCATATGCGAGATCGGCTGATTGATGGCATTCTCGCCGCGGTCCCGGGTGCACGACTCAGTGGGGCGGGCAAAGCAGATCGGCTACCGTGTCACGCCAGTTTTATTGTTGAGTCCATTGATGTGAACATGCTCCTGATGCACCTTGATATGGCAGGGGTTGCCGCCAGCAGCGGCTCTGCCTGCAACACAGGCAGCCCGCAGCCCTCGGACGTGCTGACCGCAATGGGCTACCCAGAGGCATTGGCGTTGGGCGGTTTGCGCCTCACGGTGGGGCGTGGCACAACCGACGCGGACATTAATCATGTTTTAGCTGTTTTGCCAGAGGTGGTTCAGCGCGTGCGCACTGTCCGCGAGGTGCAGACGGTGCGTTGA